Sequence from the Drosophila subpulchrella strain 33 F10 #4 breed RU33 chromosome 3R, RU_Dsub_v1.1 Primary Assembly, whole genome shotgun sequence genome:
AGGGTCCATATTGGGGTAGGGAGCCACCTAATGGGGGACAGGGGTCAATCCCAAAATGTCCCTAGGTGTTGGCCACATGGGAGCCGAATGAACGCATCTATTTGTATTTTGTTACAGGACATGCTCTCAATGGGCATATCCTTTTCTGGCCCGAAGAGCCAGGAAGGCTTGTGGATGTCACAGGGACGTCAGACAGAGActtttattgaaaatgttcAATGGCAGAAATTCATAACTGCAACAGAAaagtacacagaaaaaaacaaggaagaacgctatattcgagtacctcgactatcagatacccgttactcagctaaaaggaccaaaggaaaatggagatatgcagcaaagcgaggttgaaatgcgccacctaccggcggtagacagatttaagcgttgtgggcgttagagtgggcgtggcaaagttttttttggatcaatcgataggtattgacaagaccaatacatttcagttaaaattttgtatctagcatgaatattgtgggcgccacaggcttgggcggtttgtgggcgttagagtgggcgtggcacattcgcgtgacaaacctgcgctgcgctcaagcctacggaatctaaatctgaattcccatttctctatctttgatattttccgagatatctgcgttcatatttacgattttttgaagtttgtgggcggtttgtgggcgttcaagtgggcgtggcaaacttttttttgggtcaatcgataggtattgatgagaacaatacatttcagttaaaatttttattctagcatgaaaactgtaggagcctcagttttgggcggtttgtgggcgttagagtgggcgtggcattctgctgaaacaaacttgcgctgcgtaagaagctcaggaatctgcacgcctaatctcaatagcctagctcttatagtttccaagatctcagcgttcatccggacggacagacagacggacagacggacagacggacagacggacagacggacatggctagatcgactcggctagtgatcctgatcaagaatatatatactttatggggtcggaaacgcttccttctgcctgttacatactttccgacgaatctagtatacccttttactctacgagtaacgggtataatgaatacattttctatattttcgtTTAGACGATAACCTTTGAATCCAAAACCTGATTATATAAGATAATACcacataaataacaaaataagatttataaatttaaaatataatcaaagACATACATATCTGATATAAGAAATAGATTCATTTGATTTACTTACACCTACTTTGCGTACCCCTTTTTGAGCAGTGCACTGCATTTAGGTTTTCATTTTGAAATCAAACATGGAGAGTTCTGTCCCCCGGGCAGGACATTCGACTTCGTCTGCTTTTATGGCATAGAGAATTATTGCGTTTTTGCGAAACGTTGAGTAATACGATTGCGGTGCTAATTTAGCTGCAATCCTGCAATGCTTCAGTTTTAGTCTCTTTTTTGTCTCCCATATCCGGCACTTGGTTATTAACTATTGCAAATCATTGATACGCTTCGATTGCCCGTGGGGAATCTTATCAATGGACGGCCAAGTGGCCGTTGGCTCTTTGTAAAGGGGCTCTGCAAAGTCAGTCGGTGTCAACATGTCGTCGTGGGTTGTCTCCACCACCGAGCTGTACGATTGCGGTGCCAATGGGCCAACATCATCCTCGGCCACATCCTCGCGGCACACGCGACTTATCCTGCTGGTTTGGCATAATCTCACCGAAAAGTGCCAGAAATTCGGTAGTTTTCTCAGACGCGAGACGAATAAACCACTGCCCAAAGAACTGAGGCGATCGTTACGACTTAACAAATCGGCCAGGCGAAAAGGCTATCGGAGCTGCGAAAGCGAGGCAGATAAACGGTACGCATTATAGACTTATGTATTATATTTGAATGGGCTAGATAAgcccattgttgttgtttaccTCAAGGTTCGACTATGTGCCGACACCTGCTAAGTAGAGTGAACCTCTATAAGGTAACTTTGAGTggttaaatatatttactttctATTTGGACAGAAAACAAATGAAACATACATAGTTTCTACAATTTTTTCATATATTCTTCAAAAATTAACCCTTAAAAGGTAGAACATTGTAAtcttaaaagtaaaaattaccGCAGACGTTGAGTGATTCGATTTATATACAACCTAGCAGTTAATATATATAACCTTATCTTAATATAATTACTAAAACTTTTCCATTCCAGGCTGATGAAAGAGCGTTTAAACGAGCCAGTCAACATATCCATTCGCATGGGGCCCTCCTACGACTATAGACCATCGAATTTCTAACCGATCTGCAAAAGGATACCAGGAAATCGTTCTTCGAATTGTTAGCTCTACTa
This genomic interval carries:
- the LOC119561758 gene encoding uncharacterized protein LOC119561758, which encodes MSSWVVSTTELYDCGANGPTSSSATSSRHTRLILLVWHNLTEKCQKFGSFLRRETNKPLPKELRRSLRLNKSARRKGYRSCESEADKRLMKERLNEPVNISIRMGPSYDYRPSNF